The DNA window CCGTCGCCGCAATAATAACAACCACCTTCAACCCCTCGGACGCCGGGTCAACACCAAAAATAGACAAAACCCCGCCAACCAGCTCCTGGACCCAGGCCAGAGCCAATAGAGAGATCACAGTGGCCACACTGCCGACCAGCATAAACGGCTTCCTCTTACCCCATGAGATGCGGCAATTGTCACTCCGGATGCCGATGTATGGCTGGACCAAAGTGCCTGTCAAAGGGCCGGCGATCCATACAAAGGCGAGGAGTGACTTGCTCATTCCCAGAGAGAGGAGGTATGGCTGGTTAATTGTATTTAGTACAGATAGGGACTGACTGGGATCGGTTAATGACTTACCGAGCCGTGAGATAGTTCCACGGACCAGACGATTTGGAGACTGTCCTCAGGTTAGCTTTCAGAATACCGTAAATACTAATCATGTAGATAAATATAAATTTACCCTCCGATCGATAGAGTGAGTATAAATAGATACCACCAGCTCTTGGACGACTCGTCAACATCGTCCACGCCGCGCCCCGCGGGCGCCATGTCGGCGGCGTCCGCGACGTAACCTGCAGCCATGAGAGGGGGTCTCTCGCCTGGGAGATGTCCTCCTGGCAGGCTCACTGAATTAAatcaaagagagagagattcCGATATTTGCAGATGGCAAGCAAGGCTGATGAGGTGATATGGAACTAGGGGAACGACGTCAGCTGCCATGGCACGTGATCGGACCCCAACATTCTAATGTAGTGAAGATGTGCAACTTGAAGTTTTATCCAATTCAGTTCGTTACATAGATCTGTCTATAATATAGTGCGAGTCGCACGGCCGGCCTTCCCACACTCCAATGGACAATACCGGACGATCCACCAGAAGCGTTCCTACACCCAGAAAAGTCCCGTACCCGCCAGGCGTATTCTGACCACCGCAGATCAGACAACATGTTCGAGAaccgaaaaaaaaacacgAGGGAAAAAATGCGAGAATGGCAGCAAAAAAGGCTGCAGGAGAATCATCAAAGGAAATGCCGACCAGGATGGTCGAAGGTGGTCAGATAAGAAGGAACAGGAGGCAAACATTACAACACCGCACCGTAAGCGCCAAGGGAGGCCAAAGGGCATcagaagcagaaggcggGGAAGCTTTCGCTGACAAAAGGGATGTGCTAGATCAATGGATTACACGAATCAAACTCACAgccgctgctggagcagttgAGGCGCTATCATGTGCGGAGCAACGACGGTCTGCATGGCCGATGGCATGCTCATGGACCCGGGGATCGGTGCCATATGTGGCACGTGGATCATATCCTGCGCatgcgccggcggcgacatATCGTCTTCTGGGGAGCCGTAGTCGTGGGCgtcattctccagatcatcctcgTGGGTGAACGGGGCCTGGCCATCTTGTTGAGCCTCATGGATGCGTCGATGTCTGAGAGAACTAGTCAGTAAGAGAAGAGATAGGGCTGTCCGAAGGTAATGCTTACTGTGCAAGATTATCAGAGCGCGAGAAGGCCTTGCTGCAGTAAGGGCAGGGGTACGGTCGTTCTTGGGTGTGAGTTCGCACGTGTCTAGGCGCCCGGGTTAGTCGGCGGCTATCGAAAGATTTCATCACACGGATATGCAACGCAGATCCGCCCCACCAGGACGGGAACACAATTCAAAAATAGAGCAGAGAGCTTACCGTTTAAGATGCTCCAACCGCTTGAAGAGACGCCCACATGACGGAATCGGGCACGAGTGGGATTTCTGCGGATACGGCCCCAACTCCATCATGGTAGCACTCCTTGCGCGACGAGTTGGTCCGGGGCCCGAGCGATCCGCGCGGCTGGTTGTGCTATTTTGGACGGTGTTTTGTAAGGCTGCGCTCGTTGGAAGAGCGGTGAAGTCATCAGGCGGGTTCGACAGGGGCACGCCGTGCTGCTCGGCGCTCTTGTCCTCGACATTCTGCATTGGGGTTCCATGACGCGACATTTCCTGGAGCAAGTCCTTTTGCGGGAGCATGGCACTCGGATACGTGCGTGCAAGATCTTGGTTaacctcgtcttcgccagAAGGACCGACCGAATTCGAGACAGATCGGCGGAGATCACTGGGCTTGTGCGCAGCATAGGTGACCGGCTGTGAAGGCGGCGTCGCGGACTGAGCCTGGGTCATCGCAGCAGCATGAGCGACTGGGGGAGGGATTGATGATCGTCGTCTCCGCTGCTTGTAAGTCGGGGATCCCTCGACGGCCGAATATACATTGGATGAGAAGGATCGAGGCGCAGAGTATTGACCACCCGACAGATTGGACGGCGGAAGCTGCATCATTCCTTGGTATCCAGTTCCATGGGACATGTCGGGGACAGCCGTGTAAAGACCCGTATCTTCATTGGCAATGTATGCTGGCTCAGCCCCTAGTCCGA is part of the Penicillium psychrofluorescens genome assembly, chromosome: 4 genome and encodes:
- a CDS encoding uncharacterized protein (ID:PFLUO_006421-T1.cds;~source:funannotate), which produces MAPPQKPETFMLSTEAQQSLPQDAQVALQQVDNLKYFLLSAPVDWQPDQLIRRFLLPTGDYVSCVLWNNLFHMSGTDIVRCLAFRFQAFGRPVKNSKKFEEGIFSDLRNLKAGTDATLEEPKSAFLDFMYKNNCIRTQKKQKVFYWYSVPHDRLFLDALERDLKREKMNQEATTVAVSEPALSFEFDSSQSLYEQLTKAQQANSSSFAAHASTTYGQPTSPVRTVDAMPPPQMAPPTIPLMQDDSGSQAMYSNTPMPLSNNLVQGIIKREQDYGIQYDRNGMPIARIHQRHSSMPTFYEYSPAPSFVSSQFEDYSNRGLSFEPVTPPQHTVGLGAEPAYIANEDTGLYTAVPDMSHGTGYQGMMQLPPSNLSGGQYSAPRSFSSNVYSAVEGSPTYKQRRRRSSIPPPVAHAAAMTQAQSATPPSQPVTYAAHKPSDLRRSVSNSVGPSGEDEVNQDLARTYPSAMLPQKDLLQEMSRHGTPMQNVEDKSAEQHGVPLSNPPDDFTALPTSAALQNTVQNSTTSRADRSGPGPTRRARSATMMELGPYPQKSHSCPIPSCGRLFKRLEHLKRHVRTHTQERPYPCPYCSKAFSRSDNLAQHRRIHEAQQDGQAPFTHEDDLENDAHDYGSPEDDMSPPAHAQDMIHVPHMAPIPGSMSMPSAMQTVVAPHMIAPQLLQQRL